A segment of the Solanum lycopersicum chromosome 9, SLM_r2.1 genome:
GACAGCAGCCAAGCCTGCATGAACACCTATTGATGTCAATAGTAAGTTAACATCACGACAGTATGATAAGCAtgttaatttgaaaattgagtCTAAAGATCCTTTGACAAATCAGACAATGTATCAGAAACTCATTGGTAAAATATTGTATCTTAATATGACAAGGCCAACTATTCCCTACAGAATACAGACTTTAAGTCAATTTCTCCAGCAACCAAGAAGGTCCCATATGGATGCTGCATTGAGGATAGTGACATACTTGAAGAAAGAACCTGGTCAAGGTTTACTACTAAATAGTTCATCTGATGAATTAgtttatgaatattgtgatgGTGATTGGGCATCAGTTCTGTTAACTAGAAGGTCAGTCACATGATACATGATCAAGATAGGTCAGTCATTGGTGTCATGGAAAGCAAAGAAACAGACCACAATGTCTAAGAGTTCAGCTGAAGCTGAATATAGGAGTATGGCATCCACAGTTTCAAAGTTAGTGTGGCTACTTGGCTTGTTGAAAGAAGTTGGAGTTGATGTTAATTAACCAGTGCAAGTATATAGTGATAGTAAAGCCTCCATACATATTGTTGTAAATCCAGTATATCATGAGAGAACAAAGCATATAGAAATAGATTGCCATTTCATAAGGGAGGGATTACAACAAGGCTTGATCAAGATAAACTATCTACCTACACAAGAGCAACCACCAGGCATCTTGACAAAAGGGCTGTCAAGGCCACAACATGAACATCTAGTATCTAGGCTAGGTGTGTTGAACATCTTTACACTTCCTAGCTTGAAGGGGAGTGTTGAGAATGAGCTGACAAAGAACAGTTAGAAGAATAAAACAGTTAGGATTAAGATAGGATAAATTACTCTTTTTTCTAGAGTTAGTTATACTAATCCTCTATTAGTAAATTCTAGAATGTATTTTACGTATTATAAAATTGTGAACTATAAGTACTGATGTAATTCCTCTGCATTGCTTAGTCTTTGAACTCAAACAATGAGAGtttctatttttcaattttagctcttcttcttcaatgttaGCTCCTTGATAATGGAAGTATTTGGTTAATTGTTCCTGATTTTAGTTACTTACAGAAATTAGCAAATTTACGTAGTAACAGGGACATAAAGTCTATTTACACTTGTATGAATATTTAGATGATGTCACTTCAAGCAAAGATTTAAAGAGTTCATCTTGTTAATATTCATGAATTTAGATTAGCAAATGGACGTAAACGTACTAAAGCGTAATATTGGATTGTTACACTACTTAATAGTAATGTGTGTGTGATAGTTTTTTATTACAAAAGCAGTTGTGGTTCCAATCTAGATAAGATATTTTTAGCATGCGTTATAATAGTAGTTATATCACAAACCAGCAGAGAATTGTTGAGATAGTTGTAATATAGTGGGTGTTTCCATATCGATGACCAGTAGCATACACATGATTTTTTGAAAGAGGGTATCACCTTTTAAAGCGAAAAATAATACTCtcttcgtttaaaaaagaaagatttaaTTTGACTCGacatggagtttaagaaaaaaaggacTTTAATTTTGTGGGTTTTGATTAAAGTTATATGAAATGCACAAAAATGTCATAATTTTATGACTTTAAACATATAACGTGGAAACTTGAAATTAAagtgttataaaaaaaagaaaggggtcatttttttaaaatacactaaaaaggaaattaggtcatatttttaaacatagggaataaataaaatgaaaaatgatcttAAATATCCTCGAATTAATGAAAATTGTACGAAATTAGTCCTTATTCACCTATTTactcaaaaatacccttgacATCAACTTTGAGTCCAAATTTTACTACTTCTttaatgaattataatttaaaatatataagcttttgtattaaaatatattgCGATCAACCattgattataatttgattaatcaatataatttataaacccaCAAATTATCCATCCATTTACTAATTAACCCTCCTCAAATTCGATCGAATTAATAAATTCGCACTCGAATTATAATTGCTCAACTATGACACAAAACCCTTAGCGCTTCATCCCAACATCTTCTTGTTCTTCCCAGTTAATTTCTTCTTAGGCTGTCGATAAACAAACCAACTAGAAGTTAGATCGTTTAGTCAGTTTGATTGATATTTTGATATGCAGAACTAATTTTAGGGTTTGCTataaagaaatgattttaattaacAAATGACTAACAAAGGTCATTCATTCAACATCAATATACAAACATCCTCATTGGCTTCCAAACAAGAGCTCGAGAGGCAGTAAATATTACTCCttcgttttaaaaagaatgtttctattttctttttagtttgtttaaaaaagaatgactcctttccttttttgacaatactttaactttaactttctaCGTGAAatgtttaaaaccacaagattaaaggatattttggtaagtcaaactaggtcatcctttttgaaataaaGAAGTAATATAAACTAGTTTCAGAAAGATGAGAGGCAATAGTAATCACAAAACATGAACTAtgtatgaagaaattaattagAGAAGAAGATGATGTTAGAAAGGAAGGGTGAAAGGGTTTTGTTTAATAGGTGGCCAATAATAATTTGGGGTGGGTTAAAAGTGGATCGGATTTGGGGCAGGTTCAATTAGTAATAGGTGGTAATTGTGTGTGGGGGGGGAGGGGGTTGtaaattatgtttaattaattaaattataatcaatagttgagcgcaatgtattttaaaaaaaaatattttaatactttaattGAAAATCCgttaaataattgataaaatttgaaTCTAAAGGCGATGAAAAgagtattttggagtcaatataTGAGTGATTGATATTTTTGTACACTTTCTAATAATTTGAGGATATTTTAGACTCTTTTTtcgtaaataaaataatgtgataccatatttttttaatataaagaacaaaattattttttaaaagaacatTTCACACTCACTACAAACTTAATATGCATTATGTTTCATAAGTTGTCACTCACTACAAACTTAATATGCATTATGTTTCATAAGTTGTTCTTAATTAATTCTTTTGGTAAGAATGAaagtgaattaaaaaataaagctCTAAGATGGTCGAATCAAAaccttcaaaaatatcaaaatacgaacaaaaaatgttttaaaatggtAACTTATAGATTCGAACTACGACGTTGACGGTTTAATTTACTCGCCTTaaccaaataaattaaatgcaCTCGTCTTAAAAGGGTGTCACGTTGTAAACTATAttccatatttcttttatatatatatatatatataattcgttTTTCAATAAAGTTGTGTCATGTGATATTCTTTGGCCTTTGTAGATCCACCCAAGTTGGTGGAATGtatttttcatagtttattttgaaaagtttgtctacacaaaattttaatataatatttaaattttaattactcaAAAAAATTTGTCTGTTTAGAAAGGGGAATAAAAATTATGTCTATTCAGATTCGAAAATAAAAGGTTTTGTTTGTTCAAACATTGAATAACTAAAAGTTGTATATGTTCAAAAAAAAGAGTTACTCTTCATGAACAATCtccattgaaattttattaatacaAAGTATTACTAGAAATTCATTCTCGATTTTACGAGAATTTTTGTGAAAgcctttcatttgttttttttatggaaatttaatttttcGATGAATTCAAATGTTTATATATgagtttattgtattttgactgagaattatttgtcattttttaaaatacataagCAGTAACTCTTAAAAGATAACAATCTTTCACCCCAGTAACCTTTAATTTCTCTGTTAACTACTAATAGATGTTTTCTTATTCCAGCCAACGCCGGAATTTTGCACTTTAATTTCTATTCTGAGTTGATTTATGTTCATGATGTTTATTGTCTTCATCACAAGGATACATGTCTATatctattatattttcattgaCCAACACTTTTCCTTTTAAGTTTGACTTTTGGAGAGGACAGCCCGCccttatgattattttttgtgtgtgtttgtaTCAATTATGGGTGATAGaatgtttaatatatttaagtgTTTATCGGTTGGATAtctaacttatttaaaatagataaatatggATGTAAATTATATTACTCATTTTAaagtgaataaataaataaataaaataaacaaaaaatgtttattcataaaataaataaaagagatattaatattttcttttttgagataTAGGTGGTTGGAGTAGGAGGTGGTAGTGAGTGGGGTAAgcaaaattttttttcttctgaaaaCCAATTTATATTTCGTTGAAGGGGCTAGAAGGGGGGAGGTGGATTAGTGGGTTTGGAGtgataataagaaaatttattttcatcacTACAAAAGAtaagtcattttaaatattttatctaattttatttaattcatttttaatcagCTTATATTCAACTGGTTTGCCACTCCTAATATGATCTCAACTAAATCGATTAGGGTGTGAGGAAGGTGGAAgagataaacaaataaaaaattgagagGCATACATTTGTGAAGAAGTACAATTTAGAAGAATGTTTTTGCACTATTTTAAAATAGCTTGTAATCTAATAATTATACTAATATTGCTTACTTAATTATGTAGTTTTTCTCTAATATAAGAGACATCCGGATCTCactttaactaaaaaataattattatctttttaaaaacaatCTCCCCAccccccctccaaaaaaaatCATGCTGAGGGGATTCGTGAGGAGAGattaaaaattatctcaaaatattAGTTACatgtatttattgttatttatatatttttgtccggctgaaattattttattaggaaaaatACGTTAAACTGGTTATGAATTTGTTCTAAAAAATCAGTTACACATTTAATCTATTATAGAAACCTACTACAAACCTAATCTTGTTGATACTGATATTAATACCCCTAAACTTTTTCTCCTTTAAAGTGTGAATAAAAcaaattatgttaaaatgacGAATTTCAACGCGTAACACCTTTTTAttggtaattaataaataaggattataatttctaaaatattaattatttcaatttattttcttatatatcttttaaatggTGGCTATCATTTTCTTTATAacttttaatctttttcttcttctaagttcttcttcttcaacaattcaCGGTCAATTTTCACCACTCACCATTGATTTCACTTTCCCGTGAAAGCATATTAGCACTCTACCCTTAAAGTATAACtctaaaaagaaatagaaaggaGTGGTGATTTAAGATGATGACTTTTATTGAAAAGTTAATAATGTTAAATttgacaagattcaaaaatgGACAATGAAAAGATATGGTAGTTAAGAGGATAATTCTTCATTGGTAGAAAAATCAAAGATAGCACCTTTTGTAAGTGAAATTTAGGTGAACAATAAATTGGTTTCACAAGGTAAATCTTGACACTTTGACATATTgtgatgtcatggatgacatcaTTAGAAAGAATTCACTGCTACAAATAGGTAGCTCCTAATTCATTTGTAACACACTTCTCACTTGCCTTCTCATCTCATAATGTATttattcttctttctctcttgtagtatttcacttgtACTCTTTtagagtgaaataaatattggttgGTTGTGTCCGAGAAAtaggcaaaagaaaaaaacattcgCCAAACCTCGTTAATTCttgatattctttttattgttgTCTCATTTGTTATTTATTAGCTACCTTTAGATATTGTAGTTGTGATTCTATCACTCTTTATATATTCGACTTCTgtaacaattggtatcagagcctaggTATTATCTTagtatgctctgtggttgcagcataatctgaacttccacatcaaaaaaagatttactttgatcTTTGCATTGTTAGCTAGTAAATAGTATTTGTAGTAAAATGTGAGACAAGAAAAATGACGAGTCCACATCGAGTGTCAATAATACGTCATCATTGGTATCTTCAATTATGAAAAGAACTGTGTCAAATGCAAAATTTGCAGCTGAAATTTAATGGTCAGGAGATTTCGGAATGTGGCAAGGGGTTCAACAAGGGCTAGATATTGACATTGAAGAAAAGAAACCACATGGTGTAGCAGAAGAAGATTGGAATTTTATCAACCGTGTTGCTTGAGATACCATTCGATCTTACCTCGCAAGAGAACAAAAGTACCCATACACGAAGGAACATctgcaaataaattattgaattaattgGAGGAcaaattcttgaagaaaaacAGTCAAAATCAACTTTACATGAAAAGAAGACTGTTACGTGTCACTTATGTTCTTGGTAGCACAATGTTAATCATATCACCAACATTAATAAGTTAGCGACAGATTTGCGGAATATGAACGTGACTTTTATGGATGGAGATATGGCCTTAATGTTTTTAAGTTTTCTTCTCGATGAGTTCGAGCATCTTAAAACGACTCTACTACATGGAAATGATGAAGTATCTCTCAAAGAAATTTGTTCTGACTTATATAGTtatgaacaaagaaagagagaaaaataaaaaggcgAAGAAGTAGAGTCATTGATTGCGAGAGGTCATTCTCAAAATCATATGAGAACGAATAAAGGGAGATCCAAGTCAAGATCCAGACTCAGCAAAGATGAATGTGCCTTTTTCCGAGAAAAAGGACACTGGAAGAAAGACTATCCAAAGTTGAATAGCAAAGCAAAACCAAATAATGGAAAGGATGTCATGGATTCAAATGTGGCTGATTGTGATAACTCCGATTACTCACTAGTTACAACAGATGCATCTAAATCATCTGATGTATGGTTGATGGACTCATTTTGTATTTATCATATGTGTCCCAATAGGGACTGGTTTGTTGATTTACAAGAAGGAGAATGTGAAATTATTCACACTACAAACAATAATCCTCTTATCGCATATGGTGTTGGTTCAATCCGATTAAGGAACCATGATGGATTAAGTAGAACAATAACAAATGTTCAATTTGTACCagatttgaagaaaaatctCAATTATGTTGGACACCTAGAGTCAAAGGGGTTCAAAGTAATTGTAGATAATGGCGTGATGAGAATATGCTCTGGCACACTGGTGGTAATGAAGGCAATTCAAAGAAATAATAACATATACCACTATCGAGGTAGTACAATTATTGGGACAACGGCAACAACATCCAATAttgagaaggaggcagatatgacCAAGCTGTGACATATGCGCTTGGGACATGCTGGAGGAAAATCCTTGAAAACTTTATCAGATCAAGGATTGATAAAAGGAGTGAAAACTTGCAACTTGGAGTTTTGCGAGAATTGTGTCAAGAAAAAGCCAACAA
Coding sequences within it:
- the LOC138338374 gene encoding uncharacterized protein — encoded protein: MRTNKGRSKSRSRLSKDECAFFREKGHWKKDYPKLNSKAKPNNGKDVMDSNVADCDNSDYSLVTTDASKSSDVWLMDSFCIYHMCPNRDWFVDLQEGECEIIHTTNNNPLIAYGVGSIRLRNHDGLSRTITNVQFVPDLKKNLNYVGHLESKGFKVIVDNGVMRICSGTLVVMKAIQRNNNIYHYRGSTIIGTTATTSNIEKEADMTKL